The Cetobacterium somerae sequence AATAACAGGTGATTTAATAAAAAATGGTAAAAATCCTAAAACTCCAGTAGCAGTAATAGAAAAGGGAACAAGTGAAAACCAAAGAGTAACTGTTGGAACTTTAGAAGATATTGTAGAAAGAGCTAAATCTGAAAAGATTGTTCCACCTGCTATAACAATAATTGGTGATGTTGTAAATATGAGAGAAACTTTTAAATGGTTTGAAAATCAACCTCTTTCTGGAAAAAAAGTATTAGTGACAAGAGATACTAATCAATCACAAGAGTTTAGTGAAAAATTAAGAATAAAAGGAGCTACTGTAAGAGAGTTACCTTTTATAAAAATAGAAAATGCTTATGATTTTAATGAAAAAGATTTAAAAAATTATAGTGCTCTTTTATTTAACTCTCCAAATGGTGTGAAGTACTTTATGGAAAATATAAAGGATATAAGATCTTTAGGTCATCTAAAAATTGGTGTTGTTGGAGCTAAAACAGATGAACTATTAAGAGAATATAAAATAATACCAGACTTTATTCCAGAGAAATATATGGGAATAGAGTTAGCAAAAGAAGTACAAAATTATACAAAGGAAAATGATAAGGTATTATTTGTAACTTCAGATATATCTCCTGCTAATTGTGAAAAATGGAGTGAGGAATATAATAGAAAATTTGAAAAATTAGTAGTATATAAAACTGGAAAACATATCTATTCTAAAGATGAAGTAGAGACAGTATTAAATGAAATAGAGTATATAACTTTTTTAAGCTCATCAACAGTTGAAGCATTTAATGAGAGTATCCAAGGAGATTTAAAATTATTAGAGGATAAAAAGATTGTGTCAATAGGACCAGTTACTACAAAAACTTTAAATGAATTAGGATATAACGTGGCTTTAGAAGCAAAAGTTTTTGATGTTGATGGAGTAATTGCAGTAATAGGAGAGAAATAATATGTTTAATAGAACTAGAAGACTAAGAAGTTCTCAAGTTATGAGAAATTTAGTGAAAAATATAGATTTTACTTTAGATAATCTAATCTATCCACTATTTATAGAAGAGGGAGAAAATATAAAAGTTGAAATTCCATCGATGAAGGGGCAGTATAGAATATCAATAGATAGACTAGAAGAGGAACTAGTGGAATTAAAAAATTTAGGAATAAAATCATTGCTTTTATTTGGAATTCCTAAAAAGAAAGATCCAGTAGGAAGTGAAGGATACAATGATAAAGGGATAGTTCAAGAGGCGATAAGATTTATCAAATCTAAATTTCCAGAATTTTTAGTTGTTACAGATGTATGTCTATGTGAATATACATCTCACGGACATTGTGGAATCTTAAGAGGAGAGGAGTTACTAAATGATGAAACTTTAAAACTTTTACAAAAAGTAGCTCTTTCTCATGCTAAAGCAGGGGCAGATATGGTAGCACCATCAGATATGATGGATGGTAGAATAAAAGCTATAAGAGAGATATTAGATGAAAATGGATTTATAAACTTACCAATTATGGCATATAGTGTAAAATATGCATCAGCTTATTATGGACCATTTAGAGATGCAGCT is a genomic window containing:
- the hemB gene encoding porphobilinogen synthase, which translates into the protein MFNRTRRLRSSQVMRNLVKNIDFTLDNLIYPLFIEEGENIKVEIPSMKGQYRISIDRLEEELVELKNLGIKSLLLFGIPKKKDPVGSEGYNDKGIVQEAIRFIKSKFPEFLVVTDVCLCEYTSHGHCGILRGEELLNDETLKLLQKVALSHAKAGADMVAPSDMMDGRIKAIREILDENGFINLPIMAYSVKYASAYYGPFRDAADSAPAFGDRKTYQMDFRNSKDYLIEVENDILEGADIIMVKPGMPYLDVVKGVADAISNPVAIYNVSGEYSMVKAAAENGWIDEEKIVMENMYAMRRAGADIIITYHAKDIAKWLKRGVN
- the cobA gene encoding uroporphyrinogen-III C-methyltransferase, with the protein product MVNNKMGKVYIIGAGCGNIDLLTLKGKRCIEEADCVVYDRLIDPKVLKLAKENAEMIYLGKGNTEGGVIQDEINKTLAKKALEGKVVARVKGGDPFVFGRGGEEIEEIVKYSIPFEIIPGISSSIAVPEYAGIPVTHRGLARSFHVFTGHTMENGEWHDFSTIAKLDGTLVFLMGIKNLDLITGDLIKNGKNPKTPVAVIEKGTSENQRVTVGTLEDIVERAKSEKIVPPAITIIGDVVNMRETFKWFENQPLSGKKVLVTRDTNQSQEFSEKLRIKGATVRELPFIKIENAYDFNEKDLKNYSALLFNSPNGVKYFMENIKDIRSLGHLKIGVVGAKTDELLREYKIIPDFIPEKYMGIELAKEVQNYTKENDKVLFVTSDISPANCEKWSEEYNRKFEKLVVYKTGKHIYSKDEVETVLNEIEYITFLSSSTVEAFNESIQGDLKLLEDKKIVSIGPVTTKTLNELGYNVALEAKVFDVDGVIAVIGEK